One Aphidius gifuensis isolate YNYX2018 linkage group LG5, ASM1490517v1, whole genome shotgun sequence genomic region harbors:
- the LOC122858212 gene encoding trinucleotide repeat-containing gene 6C protein-like isoform X2, whose protein sequence is MFPHNNSSHEISIETNAFVQNSKWDVVLEESSLSGAREEKRPEHARHCDNEFINSSSSMMAALTSHPKAIATNDFLTVLPHQFGELSFANGGEACQSMATVITNKKNNNSTNHLQINDNNIDIKLKLNNHNNAEHNHHKYRKQNTSDSLDQQLNSFADKYKSTCKLLSDNKNSFSYLSIRVLNLSVRNYDMINDMQISIVGKYSLVRILKSETTHRLFMYFNNLVNDNCYIYQNNNNNNKKYYNNNNNNNYKVKANINIISNNKNNYNKSKSVILLSSTKSVDNYMIVYDNGYADVDDVEVPVYFLEYKFDAMINFSTMILNKNNDNNKLLLQQTFKLLVSNLNNNNNNVNDNINNNIKMMIMAYLKASYYSSNTLIIVKNNEFTDHTLQSIIDNLTQVRALSPIIISQFIQSHVTVGKLTQRICVPLLINKINKAYNNYKNKECNIVVDGVDDDDDDDNVAVCYKTSYLMTNNNSNGISCTEATIFTVGALSFQDNDDDDNNNKYQISNKIDIDKCNNIVKSLSKSKISDKSSNKSETSHYARLDDNNNNNNNINNNNNNDIVKYVRSNVNIPILTTCEPTMTLKSQSATVTSQPTSVPVSRYLIEMNNNVNNINIMTNNKSSSINIKNNNNNNNNNFNNNFNNNNDEKIINTTDALTASQNWTRLIAYVRKLIFSYQQEYKNNNEKIYINQRNEIKEILNNLFGSNDNTSKLSNNDTQSSKIYNTINDYKKRWGIPLILSLVGGGEGSLNTSGGSTNWGTTPTTTTPTTPNNNNNNANQSGWGSTPGNPSQSSTNWTTNNVNRPLSGNQNPIQGTTVNPIQGTTGTVNKVISTGQPTNQPVVTQTTNPTQTTNQNQSSSWPQGKPNNPIQGQNLPTGPNNNSNNNNNNGNNNGNGNNGGQIPAAITSNNNNNNNTVQSPTGPAVGVGVSNISNVGGGGGTSSSGVGGGGGGGSSGSSSGSGSGSVTGSSNAQPATNTVSVSSPTSSNPSTKQQLEQLSTMKEALFSTEGWGCQFVNQDTNWDVPQSPEPPVAKDGTPMWKPPVNNGTDLWEANLRNGGQPPPQQQAKTPWGHTPSTNIGGTWGEDDESADSSNMWSGAPAPGQQNATAQWPGTTGSQTTSNWGDPRIDPRDPRDLRTVDPREMRDPRDHRMSMDPREHLRTMDPMVRDPRMNDMRGDPRGISGRLNGASADAMWGQPPGPPQHHQMGGHQHPSGPPTNKMLNPSSMSQWGGQPPKEIKPSGWEEPSPPTQRRNVPNYDDGTSLWGNPAVNQRGNGDGRGNGNGNGSIGGVGGGVGGVGSGIGGNSNGAGVGLGNSGVGSVGVGNPMASNKVSHWKDLPTPNLGRGNMQCPPGMPHNRMPGSGGGNGGQPGMKPDVGGPMWGHPGGPGGPGGRNGSWGDGPHDTTNWDEPKTPTSWNEPQLNPTNWNGPSVPKAKTPMGPGGNWGEPDMEPTPSWAHSVKPTLTKEIIWNSREFRYLCDLGYKKEDVETALRSREMNRDEAQELLGQVRSLDQWRRHDGPSNYDPNNQSSMSSAYPKFSHVAQQIFPPGECLAVRPSGTATGGVSASVASASLLKLQQQQQQQQQQQQQQQQHQQQQQQQQQNAVQLQQHQQQSNANPSQPPFNQASRTPQNPPSTQQLRMLVQQIQLAVQEGYLNQQILNQPLAPPTLILLNQLLQQIKVLQQLHQQHSVQSTLKVNSQTVLQISVQITKTKQQISNLQNQIAIQQATFMKQQQQQQQQQQQQQHPAQSQSDYYKPSVHDPMSVLQNSFSDLGMNKEQPLSQQGSRLNQWKLPSLDKDIDITGNEFSRAPGTTSKPLQAPHTHGSPNMNPLLGQGDSTWSTRLGDSGWPDAVNNDATDGKDWQPGSAAFNDLVPEFEPGKPWKMKSIEDDPSITPGSVVRSLSLAAIKDADAIFSSSSKTSPPPQAQNVDTSIPSLSNSTWTFNPPPTATTPSAFGSSKNTWTDSAPPPTAVTSELWGVPMNKARQGPPPGLVGKGVSGGNGGGGGGGGGGNASNGWTGLGGVSRSSSSWGLQSGVGSVGGGNGGNGGNGGWLVSGTWLLLKNLTPQIDGSTLKTLCMQHGPVQDFRLYLNHGIALTKYSTRDEASKAQGALNNCVLGNTTIFAESPVDNEVHTLLQQLSQGSAQHQQGGGSGGSGWGMRPTNKAGPPSDTWGGSSSQLWGASPVTNSLWSNSGLDGSDTQRTTPSSLNSYLPGDLLGGESM, encoded by the exons ATGTTTCCCCACAATAATAGTTCACATGAGATTTCTATCGAAACAAATGCCTTCGTACAAAATTCCAAG tgGGATGTAGTATTAGAGGAAAGTAGTCTGAGTGGGGCGCGGGAAGAGAAACGACCTGAGCATGCTAGACACTGTGATAACGAATTCAtaaacagcagcagcagcatgATGGCAGCACTTACCAGCCACCCCAAAGCTATCGCCACCAATGACTTCTTAACCGTCCTGCCACACCAATTTG GTGAGCTTAGCTTTGCCAATGGTGGTGAGGCATGCCAATCAATGGCTACAGtaatcacaaataaaaaaaataataattcaacaaatcaccttcaaattaatgataataatattgatataaaattaaaattaaataatcacaaTAATGCAGAACATAATCATCACAAGTACAGAAAACAAAACACATCAGACTCACTTGATCAGCAATTAAACAGCTTTGCTGATAAGTACAAGTCTACGTGTAAGCTGTTAAGTGATAATAAGAATAGCTTTAGTTATCTAAGCATTAGGGTACTAAATCTAAGTGTACGTAATTATGACATGATAAATGATATGCAAATTTCAATCGTTGGAAAATATAGCCTAGTTAGGATACTCAAGTCTGAAACAACCCATCGATTGTTTATGTATTTCAATAATCTTGTCAATGATAATTGTTACatctatcaaaataataacaacaacaacaaaaaatactacaacaacaacaacaacaacaactataAAGTTAAGgctaatattaatataataagtaataataaaaataattataataaatcaaagtcTGTGATATTGCTCAGCTCAACCAAGTCTGTTGACAATTATATGATTGTTTATGACAATGGTTATGCTGACGTTGACGATGTTGAAGTACCAGTTTATTTTCTCGAATATAAATTTGACgcgatgataaatttttcgacAATGATTCTCAACAAAAAcaacgataataataaattactattacaacaaacatttaaattactcgtgtcaaatttaaataataataataataatgttaatgataatattaataataatattaaaatgatgattatgGCATATCTCAAAGCCAGTTATTATTCTTCCAATACGCTTATTATCGTTAAAAATAACGAATTCACCGACCACACTTTGCAATCTATCATTGATAATCTCACTCAAGTCCGAGCATTGTctccaataattatttctcaaTTTATTCAATCGCACGTCACCGTAGGCAAGTTGACGCAACGCATATGTGTTccattattgattaataaaattaataaggcttataataattataaaaataaagagtgtaatattgttgttgatggtgttgatgatgatgatgatgatgataatgtcgCTGTGTGCTACAAGACTAGTTATTTAAtgactaataataatagtaatggtATTAGTTGTACCGAAGCAACAATATTCACTGTTGGTGCTCTTTCATTTCaggataatgatgatgatgataataataataagtatcaaatatcaaataaaattgatattgataaatgtaACAATATTGTTAAGTCTCTATCTAAGTCTAAAATAAGTGATAAGTCTAGCAATAAGTCTGAAACGTCTCATTATGCTCGACTTGAcgataacaacaacaacaacaacaacataaacaacaataataataatgacattgtAAAATATGTCAGGTCGAACGTCAACATTCCTATACTGACTACCTGCGAGCCTACGATGACGCTTAAAAGCCAATCAGCTACCGTCACATCCCAACCAACAAGCGTACCTGTTTCTCGTTATCTTATCGAGatgaataataatgtcaacaatattaatattatgacaaataataaatcatcatcaattaatatcaaaaacaacaacaacaacaacaacaataattttaataataattttaataataataatgatgaaaaaataataaatacaactgATGCATTGACAGCAAGTCAAAATTGGACAAGACTGATTGCATATGTTcgtaaacttattttttcttatcaacaagaatataaaaataataatgaaaaaatatatataaaccaaCGCAATGAAATCAAAGAAattcttaataatttatttggttcaAATGACAATACATcaaaattgtcaaataatgATACTCAATCATcgaaaatttacaatacaataaatgattataaaaaaagatggggaataccattgatattatcaCTTGTTGGAGGTGGTGAAGGTTCATTAAATACAAGTGGTGGTAGTACAAATTGGGgtacaacaccaacaacaacaacaccaacaactccaaataataataataataatgcaaatcAATCTGGTTGGGGTAGTACACCTGGTAATCCATcacaatcatcaacaaattggACAACAAATAATGTTAATCGTCCATTAAGTGGTAATCAAAATCCAATTCAAGGTACAACTGTTAATCCAATACAAGGTACAACTGGTACTGTTAATAAAGTTATAAGTACTGGTCAACCAACAAATCAACCAGTTGTAACACAAACAACAAATCCAACTCAAACAACAAATCAAAATCAAAGCAGTTCATGGCCACAAGGAAAACCAAATAATCCAATTCAGGGACAAAATTTACCTACTGgtccaaataataatagtaataataataataataatggtaataataatggtaatggTAATAATGGTGGACAAATACCAGCAGCTAttacaagtaataataataataataataatacagttCAAAGTCCAACTGGTCCTGctgttggtgttggtgttaGTAATATAAGTAATGTTGGTGGCGGTGGTGGTACTAGTAGTAGTGGTGTTGGTggaggaggaggaggaggaaGTAGTGGTAGTAGTAGTGGTAGTGGAAGTGGTAGTGTAACTGGTAGCTCAAATGCTCAACCTGCTACAAATACTGTTAGTGTTAGTAGTCCAACAAGCAGTAATCCATCAACAAAACAACAACTTGAACAATTAAGTACAATGAAAGAAGCTTTATTTAGTACAGAAGGATGGGGTTGTCAATTTGTTAATCAAGATACAAATTGGGATGTACCACAATCACCTGAACCACCAGTTGCTAAAGATGGTACACCAATGTGGAAACCACCAGTTAATAATGGTACTGATTTATGGGAAGCAAATTTACGTAATGGTGGACAACCACCACCACAACAACAAGCTAAAACACCATGGGGTCATACACCATCAACAAATATTGGTGGTACATGGGGTGAAGATGATGAATCAGCTGATTCATCAAATATGTGGAGTGGTGCACCAGCACCAGGACAACAAAATGCAACAGCACAATGGCCAGGTACAACTGGTTCACAAACAACATCAAATTGGGGTGATCCAAGAATTGATCCACGTGATCCACGTGATTTAAGAACAGTTGATCCACGTGAAATGCGTGATCCACGTGATCATCGTATGTCAATGGATCCAAGAGAACATTTACGTACAATGGATCCAATGGTACGTGATCCAAGAATGAATGATATGCGTGGTGATCCAAGAGGTATTTCTGGTAGATTAAATGGTGCAAGTGCTGATGCTATGTGGGGACAACCACCTGGTCCAccacaacatcatcaaatggGTGGACATCAACATCCATCTGGACcaccaacaaataaaatgttaaatccATCAAGTATGAGTCAATGGGGTGGACAACCACCAAAAGAAATTAAACCATCTGGTTGGGAAGAACCATCACCACCAACACAACGACGTAATGTACCAAATTATGATGATGGTACAAGTCTTTGGGGTAATCCAGCTGTAAATCAACGTGGTAATGGTGATGGTCGTGGTAATGGTAATGGTAATGGTAGTattggtggtgttggtggtggAGTTGGTGGAGTTGGTAGTGGTATTGGTGGTAATAGCAATGGTGCTGGTGTAGGACTTGGTAATTCTGGTGTTGGTAGTGTAGGAGTTGGTAATCCAATGGCTAGTAATAAAGTATCACACTGGAAAGATTTACCAACACCAAATTTGGGACGTGGTAATATGCAATGTCCACCTGGAATGCCACATAATCGAATGCCTGGTAGTGGAGGAGGTAATGGTGGACAACCAGGAATGAAACCAGATGTTGGAGGACCAATGTGGGGACATCCTGGTGGTCCAGGTGGTCCTGGTGGTAGAAATGGTTCATGGGGAGATGGACCACATGATACAACTAATTGGGATGAACCAAAAACACCAACATCATGGAATGAGCCACAATTAAATCCAACAAATTGGAATGGTCCATCAGTACCAAAAGCTAAAACTCCAATGGGACCTGGTGGTAATTGGGGTGAACCTGATATGGAACCAACACCAAGCTGGGCACATTCTGTTAAGCCTACATTAACTAAAGAAATTATTTGGAACAGCAGAGAGTTCCGTTATCTCTGCGATTTGGGTTACaag aaagaagATGTTGAAACAGCTTTGAGAAGTCGTGAAATGAATAGAGATGAAGCACAAGAACTTTTAGGACAAGTACGTTCATTAGATCAATGGCGTCGTCATGATGGACCATCAAATTATGATCCAAATAATCAATCATCAATGTCATCAGCATATCCAAAATTCAGTCATGTTGCACAACAAATATTTCCACCg GGAGAATGCCTCGCTGTGCGGCCTAGTGGAACAGCAACTGGAGGCGTTAGTGCTTCAGTAGCTAGTGCCAGTCTATTGAAActtcaacagcaacaacaacaacaacagcagcaacagcaacaacagcagcagcatcaacaacaacagcaacagcaacaacagaaTGCAGTTCAATTGcaacagcatcaacaacaatcaAATGCCAATCCATCTCAGCCACCCTTTAACCAG gCATCGAGAACACCACAAAATCCACCAAGCACTCAACAACTTCGTATGCTTGTACAACAAATTCAACTGGCTGTTCAAGAAGGTTATcttaatcaacaaatattgaATCAACCATTGGCACCACCAACACTTATATTATTGAATCAATTGTTGCAACAAATTAAAGTTTTACAACAacttcatcaacaacattCAGTACAAAGTACACTTAAAGTTAATAGTCAAACTGTTTTACAAATAAGtgtacaaataacaaaaaccaAACAgcaaatttcaaatttacaaaatcaaattGCTATACAACAAGCTACATTTATgaaacagcaacaacaacaacagcaacaacagcagcaacaacaacatccaGCTCAATCACAGTCTGATTATTATAAACCATCAGTACATGATCCAATGTCAGTATTACAAAATAGTTTTAGTGATTTGGGAATGAATAAAGAACAACCATTGAGCCAACAAGGATCAAGACTCAATCAATGGAAATTACCATCACTTGATAAAGACATTGATATAACTGGTAATGAATTTTCACGTGCACCTGGTACAACAAGTAAACCACTACAAGCACCACATACACATGGTAGTCCAAATATGAATCCTCTATTAGGACAAGGTGATAGTACATGGTCAACAAGACTCGGTGATTCTGGTTGGCCTGATGCTGTTAATAATGATGCAACTGATGGAAAAGATTGGCAACCAGGTAGTGCAGCATTTAATGATCTTGTGCCTGAATTTGAACCAGGAAAACCATGGAAg atGAAGAGTATTGAAGATGATCCAAGTATAACACCTGGTTCTGTGGTAAGATCACTTTCATTAGCTGCCATCAAAGATGCTGAtgcaatattttcatcaagttcAAAAACTTCACCTCCACCACAGGCACAAAATGTTGATACATCAATTCCTAGTCTTAGTAATTCTACATGGACTTTTAATCCACCTccaacagcaacaacaccaAGTGCATTTGGCAG ctCTAAAAATACATGGACAGATTctgcaccaccaccaacagCTGTAACATCAGAATTATGGGGTGTACCAATGAATAAAGCTCGTCAAGGACCACCACCTGGTCTTGTTGGTAAAGGAGTTAGTGGTGGTaatggtggaggtggtggtggtggcggtGGTGGTAATGCAAGTAATGGCTGGACTGGATTAGGTGGTGTTAGTCGATCATCAAGTTCATGGGGACTTCAATCAGGTGTTGGTAGTGTTGGCGGTGGTAATGGTGGTAATGGAGGAAATGGTGGATGGCTTGTTTCTGGTACTTggttgttattaaaaaatttaacaccaCAAATTGATGGatcaacattaaaaacattatgtATGCAACATGGTCCTGTTCAAGATTTTCGTTTGTACCTGAATCACGGAATTGCTCTTACAAAATACTCAACACGTGACGAAGCAAGcaag gCTCAAGGAGCTCTTAATAATTGTGTTCTTGGCAATACAACAATATTTGCTGAATCACCAGTTGACAATGAAGTACATACATTGTTACAACAGCTAAGCCAAGGTAGTGCACAGCATCAACAAGGTGGTGGATCTGGTGGTTCTGGATGGGGTATGAGACCAACAAATAAAGCTGGTCCACCATCTGATACATGGGGTGGCAGCTCAAGTCAATTGTGGGGTGCCTCACCAGTTACAAATTCTCTATGGAGTAATTCTGGTCTTGATGGTAGTGATACACAAAGAACTACACCAAGTTCTCTCAACTCGTACTTGCCCGGAGACCTTCTGGGAGGTGAGTCGATGTAG